The Rattus rattus isolate New Zealand chromosome 8, Rrattus_CSIRO_v1, whole genome shotgun sequence genome contains the following window.
TGGACgggaagggaggggcagagatCCCTTCCTTGTGGGAGAATCCATGAATGTTGGCAGTGCCTTCAAGTCTTTGGTTACTCTTTCCACTTCTGCCAGTCTAATAAAAGGCTCCTTCTTCCGTTGAaggctccttccttctgcctaCACTTGAGCACCACTGATCCTCTGATCAGGAATTAATGGTTCAGACCTTTCTTCTAGTTGTGGGTCAATGATGAAGCAATCAGTACACCATGTTGCAGGATGAATATAGTGGCATTTGTGTGCGTTTGTGAGAAATTCCAGAGTATTCCCTCTGACTTCATATTTATCTTAAGGCAGTCTACAGCAATGCTGTAAATGCACTCCCTTTTGAGGCACAGATCCCATTGTCCTCAGTGGCTTCTTCCTTCAATCCATGTATGGAGTCCTGTAGGGTCTCCTCACCATTCCCTCTACTCACCTACCTAAGGTCAGCCTTTGTTTCACTTTTCTCTTATGTAACTGATAAAGCACTGACCACAAGCTAGTTGAGGAGAGGGCTTACTTGGCTTAGATTTCTACACCACAGTCCATTAAGAAGGAAAGCAAGGGAAGTAACTTAAATTAGAATCTCTGGAGAAGCTGGCTTAATGGCAATCAACAGTTAAAGTACATAGTTtcagcacagcaatagaagccctaaatTGGACAGGTACTTGAATTTACAAGACAACATGCCAATAAGGTTTACTTGTTCACGGCCTCTGCATCACTGCCCATCTTCAAGTTTCTGCCTTTCTTGTGTTCCTGTCCTGCCTTACTTCAAAGGTAAAAAGTAGGAacacaagccaaataaaccctttcttccctatgtTTCCTTTTGAATGTTGTTTAGCACAACAATAGCAATGCCAACTGACAAGCCCCCTGAACCCTTCCCTCCTCAATCGAAGTTTGATTGCTTACAGGTCCTGTTGTTATATCTATATCTTTGAATTCTCAGTACttttagatttacatgttaacttgtttgtttttgctttttcttagcctattgagaatttttgcaggGTGCTTTAAGTCATGTGTGCCTTACTTCTCTACCCTTTTTTACCCTCcaaaaatcctctctctctctctctctctcctccctctctctctctctctgtgtgtgtgtgtgtgtgtgtgtgtgtgtgtgtgtgtgtacatatgccataggaattaaaattaagtaaaagtgTTTTTCAACTTGGTATTTGCTACACTGGAATTGGTTTGAGGGAAGGTAAGTGCAAGCGTCtggagagagggaaactgaggggCTTGAGGGAAGGTAAGTGGGAAGAACCACAGGCAGGAGAGAAGTGGTGTAATTCTACTCAAAttgatatcattttaaaaaagaaaagcaaactattTCTGTAAAATAGAAATGACCTTGGGTTGAAAGACACAGGTGCAGCATTTTCCTTAGGCTCTCATTTCCATCTATGAGCTAACAGGGAGAAAAGTCTTCTCTGCTCTACTCCTTTACACCAACACACAAGCTTGAAACAAAGGGCTGCCCCTGAGAGAGGCCAAAGTGGACCCCATAATAAAGACCGGGACCCTTTTGGTCTGGGTAGTGGCTTTCCAATATAAGTCTGTATTTCCTTATATAGATTGATACTAAAGACTAGATGACTTCATTGTGTGGAAGGATGTTGCTCTTTCTAAATGTAGAAGAAAGTGGAGGGCGACTTTCTTTTGGGCCTCTAACTttacctcacacacactcacacactcagctGATCATCAGATGCACTCTGGTATCTTTCACATTTGAATTACTATAGTTAATTTGGCTAAACAGGTAGGGCCTTTTCTGGGGATAACCAAATATGGCTAAATCAGACCTCAAAACTGAGTGGCAGGCAGGGTCTGAGAAGCCAGTTAATGTCACATATATCTTTATGAGTCATCTTTATGAGTCATTGGTCTTTATGGGAGTCCTACTGCAGCACATATCACCTCTATCCAGCCACTTCGGTCATTTTATCCATTCCACAAAAGACCAGTAGAATGTGGTGGGGTCAGTTTAGCTGCATTTCAAACTGCCTAACCTAGTCCATTTCATTTCAGGTCTATTATAACTTCAGTTTCCAGAGGGACAAGCCAGAGCTCCTGGAGAATATTGAGAGGAGCAAATGGAGAAATTTGGCTCAGGTATGTGAGGCACAATCTCTTCTCACAAGTGGTGAGGACCCAGGACCCAGTCCAATGAAGATGAAGCTTTTACCTACCAAGCATTCCCCATGGTTACATAAGGCCAAGGAAGGTGGTATGAAGTTACAGCAGGCATTTAGCAACAAAGAGGCGCCGGCAGGCAACCTTTCCAAGGGACCTTCCTGTCCATTTAGGAAGAGCAACATCCCTGTAAGTGCCCCAGACAACTCTTCATATCAGGATATGTGTAACTCATGTAAAGATGGATCTCCAGGTAATGATATAGATTATCCAGCAGCTACTGCTGAGATGGAAGTGGCTGGGAATGAGCACCAGCTCCTCATGGGACCTCGGATATGGCTCCATGATGTCTCTATACAAGTTATGCAGATCTATCCTGAAAACTGCCCTCTCAGCCATATCTCTAAATATATCTGcttaggaagaagaggaagtagaagatgAAAAACACTCAGAAAACAAGTGTATAATCTGTGCactgttcaaaaacaaaacatgctcATAAACTCGGAGTCCACTACAGACTGAGACAAATCACCATTTATTTTgtggaaatgaacaattttagTTCTTATTAAATAAAAGCAGACCCCATGGAGGTAAAATAATGATCTTGAGCCTGGAATTTCTGTGCTATCTGTCTGTATTGTCCCTGTGCCCTTGTCTTCTGTTCCCTGAGTCCACCTTTCCTTCCCATTAGAAGCAGCTACAGTAttacacaggcacatgtgcattCTCCTGGTTCCCCAACCCCAGTCAATGTCAATATGAATTTCTAACATCCATCTAATGCTCGGCCTTCAGTTTCCCACAAGAGGACTATGTAACATATCTTCCAAGTCATTGATACATAGACCAAATAGTAAGTAGGCCCACAGAATCAAGTTAATGGGGCTCATAGAATTGGCAACTATGCAACCATGCTGTGATTGTTGAACTTGGCGTGTTTGTGACACTTGTAAGTGTGGGAAAAtggctttctctgactcttttgcccaCTCTTGGGAttcttcctcctactgggttgcctcatctagccttgatatgaggggaggtgcctagtcttattgtatgTTATGCAGTGTTCGGTTGATATACCtaggaagcctgttcttttctgaatagAAAGAGAGGAGCAGTAGATCTGGGAGAGAggtgaggtttgtgtgtgtgtgtgggggagcgATTGGGAGGAGTGCAGGGAGGGGGAAGCTGAGGTCAAGATAAATTgcatggaagaaataaatatttgctacAAGATAAACACTAACATCTAAATATTAAACTTCATGCTACCTTTGTAATATTTAGGATTATCTAGGTAAAGAGTAGTTGGGTGATAGTCATTTTTTTGTTGCTTGAGGGACTGTTTCCCAGAATAAGAGCAAGAATGGGTCACTGTTTTCTCCATTTGATTCCCTCTTCATCACAGACTTAGTGTATTGGGGTTAACTCAGTGCCTGGTCCCGGACTTGTCACATGGCCCCCTAGGCGTTGTTCATACATTGCATGAGATTTGACTGcaacaaagacatggaaaaggagaaagggaggtgagACACTAAACACTTAACCATTGACAGATTTATTTGTGCAATCTAGAACAGCAGGACTAAAGTgaacttcagcaaaatatcatttCCTGGgatttttccttttccctaaaGGCCAAACTTCTCAAGACTGTGCAGCTTTGCTGGCAGAGCCACAGCATGAGGGATGTCTTCACTGCCATCCCCTTCCTGAGGGCAGAGCAGTCTGGGAACAGCACCTAGTGAACTGTGCTCTGTAGGAGTTGAGATTTGGAGGTTCACACTATGATGTTCTATGGGCAGAGCCATTACCCAGTTGTTTTCCAGAGCATTCACTGCTCCATTCTTTCTCCAGTGGGATCAGGGTGCTCTGGGATATCTACTTGGAATATATCTTTCCCCCCTTTCCTAGGTATGGGCTCCAGTAACCACCTGGGGTTTGAAACTGAGTCAGGTACTTCAGGTGCAGGTTAGTTAGCACTGCTTGAGTTTCCAGTTCCACAACATCATCAGCAGCTAAGTTTTCTGGACACTGCAAAGTCTCTCCAATGTCAACAAGTCCTggacacaaagacagaaatataCAGATGTATTCTCTTCTATACAACAAGGCTATCATTATGACTGCACAGTCAACAGATAGGGTGTAACCAAAATGATAGGAAATTAGGAATTTTCTCACTAAACACTGGGGATATGACCAACTGAACTAGGGATTCCTATGTGAGGCAGCCACAGGCCTTGGGCAAAAGGAGAGAGTGGCTTATGTTCAATGAGTCCTGTATTAAGGGACAGTCAGATTCTAGCACACTATTAGATATTTACCTACTGAAAGAGAACCACCCTTATTCAGGAACCTACAAATAAAATTACCAATTAGGTCAGCAGGTGACTGGGTCAGATGTTGATTGGTGTCTTACCTAAGGTCCTTGTGACAGGCATTACAAGCCAGGAAGGCAGCTTTACTCTCGATAATGCTCCACTTTTGCAGGGACTATGACAGTTGGTGTCTGTGCCAACTGTCATAGGCCATGCCCTTTtcacatattcatgcacacacagtccAATGCTATATGAGTTCTACAGTCAAGAGGGAACTGAGTCTATAGAACCCAGGCCTATTCACCCGATTCAAGTGACTTTGGCAGCTCTAGAGAGGCTTTTTGGAAACTTTAGCACATGCTCTAGCTGACAGCAAAACAGTGCACCAATCTATCAAGCAGCATCCTGTTGGAGTTGTCTAGAGCCTCACTTACCAGCTATTACCCCTCTGCCGTATTTTTCTCCTGCCTGTAGTAAGGTCTGAATCTGTGTTGGGGTCATCCCCAACCTCTCCACCAGCACTTTCTGCCACGCATCATCTTCCCAATCCCTGTGAGCAATATGGATGGCAACAGTACATTTCTGATAGCTGCTCAACAGGGGACGCCAACGTGTCTCAAGAGTCTTGATTCCATTTAAGATTAAACCAGCGTAGGGCTGCCGGAAGGACAGGCAGGGAAACTTCATTTTCCTCAGAGTCTCTGGgcctaaaaatagaaatacatcaCAGCTCAGCTCTTCAGGCTCACATTCATTGGGTCTGGCCTTCCTCAGATGATTCCCACGTACCCTGAAACTGCAGTGAACTCGATGTGCTTCTTGTCACAGATTAGTAATGtcctgctcttaacctctaagcctaGGAATGGGAGTGTTCAGGGTCAGGTATGGAGAAGGACAGGAGATGGGGATGGAcggatggccatgagaatgaatggaaatctccaAACTGTCAGGGGCATGGAGTGAGGGGGagcatctccaggacaagacagagttctgggataagggaggtgcccaagaatcaatggaggtgaccttagccatgactcacagcattggggatatggaactgaagaggccacctcctgtagccaggaaggagCCCCAGTGGGATGATagagacaccaactcacccacaaaacttttgacccaaaatttatcctgtctataagaaatgtagggatggggatggagtagagactgagggaatggccaaccaataacgggcccaacttgagacccatcccatgggcaaacaccaatttcttatgcttgcagacaggagtctagcatggctgtcctctgagaggctccacccagcagctgactcagacagatgcagagacccacagccaaacagtggatgtgtcgtgggaactcttatggaacagttgggggaaggattgtgggctctgaaagagataggaactccacagcaAGGCCAACAGCCAAATAACCTGGACGtctggagctctcagagactgaattcctgccctaacttctccTGTGACAAACTGTAACCTGTAAACTAACATAGACCTCTTTGTCCAGATCAGACtgtcctgtgggcatgtctggaAAACTATTTAGATTATTGGTTTTTCCCAAGGGCTCATGTCCCAACCACCCCCAAGAGCTCACAAGAATCCTCAGGATTCCTTGTAATCTGGCTGCCCATGCTAAACATCTGCCCTTTTCCCATTTCATTCACTGCCTGTAGCCAAAACAATAGAATGCTCTTCTTCATAGTACTGCAGATAAACCTGCTCTGTGGATGAAGAAGCTGCCCTCTTTGACTTGTTTCTGCTTCTCCCCTTGCATAAGCAGAAGGTAGATAAAGGAGAAAACATCAAGTAAAACTTAGTTATGTTGGCTACTGGCAACAGGAAAGACTTCTACTCAGCAAGCATTGGAGATCATCAAGAGTTAGGACTGGCCTTACACAACACACAAGTGCATCTCACAGCTTGGTACCGCTATCATGGCAGCAGGAAGGTCCTTTTCTGCCTGGGACAAGGACCGCCTGATGTAGAAAGTTAATTCTACAACTGGTTCCCATTATTACACCAAAGGTGCAATTTAACAGGAGAAAAATGATGCCACACAGAATGTGGTTGCATGGAAATGCTCAGGTCTACCAAATCCCAGTGCCTTCAATACCATCTGGAAGATTAGACTGGGCATAATACCAAAGGCCACAGATTGGCATCCTCATGAGCTCGTAGcctaaaagaaaggaagaagcagtgCCATGGAGCAGTAATATGGTTTCCATCCGCCTGCATCCACACTGCATCACTTAGGAGAGACAGTGACATGCTAGCAAGATGGTGCAGGCAAAGACCAGCTTTGGGCTGGCCCAGCAGtcagggaagctgaggctggggtGCCCTCAATGGGGTGAAAttaggggggtgggggaggtcgGGGTGGGGCAAGCTCATAGGTTCCGATTCAACAGGTTACCTGTGTCCGTTGGGTGCGTGGGTCTCTCAGTTTTACCACTTGTCACTCAGCAGACTCCAGTTTACATTCAGTCCTCTGTCTTCCAGCGTTCCCAGGAGGCCACCAATACCAAAGGCTCCTAAACGTGGGTGGATAACGTCagctctaaagaaaacaaaagctagtGCATTCACACTGACGGGCGTTCTAGGATTTTAACTCTGACTGTTTTAAGATGAGATCCAAACAGAGAAGTATTCACTCCTGCGCACACAATCTCGCGTAAGCACGTACACCACGCCCATTTACACGTCTAAACATTCGCAACCAATTAGAACTACAGGCACTAAGCAACCGGCTTAGGAAAGTACGGACTAACGTAATTGAGCAGTAAAACACATTGAAGGCTAGgagacactgttttttttttaggcaATCTTGCAAATAAAGCTAGGTCAGGGTCTGTAGTAGGCGGCTGGGATGGGAAAGAattgaaaaaaggaaggaaggatttagtAGGAGGAGTCTGCAAAAACCCTTGGAAGTTGGAGTAGGGTGCACTGCagcaggaggggcaggggttggggctGTGAGGAAAGAGGCTTGTTGAGGAGGGGCCTGAAATTGGTCCAGGGCCAAGCTGTGTGAGTCGGGAAGGTtaggtttggggtggggtggggctgtgagCACCTGGTAAAGGTTGAGAATGGGAGTTTGTGCTTTCAAGAATCCTTGGGAACAGATCGGAATTGCGGGTGTTTGGAGTCTGGGCAGGGTGTGAGTGCTGACCTACGTGGGTGGAGCTATTGGGATACTAGGGCGGAGCTTTGGATTCCAACTTTACTTGGCCCAGATCTACTtaaggagaaggaaggactgTGCAGGTTAAAGTGGTGGGCCAGACTGTCAGTACTCAGTAAGGTGGTCAGGGCCTCCAACGTACCAGCCAGTGCTGTGTGTGGTGAGATTATGTTGATAGAGCTGAGCTTTGGATCGTGGCATTACTTGCTGGAGGACTACAGGAGGAGTAAGGCTTGCCTGTGCGTGTGAGCCGGATTAGAAATGATGGGCggcaaatgcttgaattaccctagatccctagaacaaacgaaactcaagacggatgatcaaaatgttaatgcttcactccttctttaaatgaggaaaaagaatacccttgacagggaagagaggcaaagacaaaacagagacagaaggaacacccattcagagcctgccccatgtgtggCCCATACGGatgccatccaattagacaagatgatgaagcaaagaagtgcagactgacaggccggatgtagatcgctcctgagagacacagccagaatacagcaaatacagaggcgtaatgccagcagcaaaccactgaactgagaataggatccccgttgaaggaatcagagaaagaactggaagagcttgaaggggctcgagaccccatatgtacagcaatgccaagcaaccagagcttccagggactaagccactacctaaagactatacatggactgaccctggactctgacctcataggtagcaatgaatatcctagtaagagcacgagtggaaggggaagccctgggtcctgggttaaaactgaaccccagtgaagtagactgggtgggggaggcagcatgggaggaaggaggggaaattctaagtgaaagggagggggatgtttgcccgaaaccggaaaggaatcaaatttaagaaataccaagttataaaaaaaaaaaaaagaaagaaatgatgggCCTGTATGCTGGGAGATAGATTGCTGGATATGAAGTAGGGAACAGAACTTGATAGTGACATAGTAAAGTCCCAGAAATTTCAAAGAGAATGACTCATTTGAGAAGTTTTTGGGTTGTGTGTAATGCCAGTTTGGATCTCTAAAGTGCTGGCCAGGACTGTGAATTGTGAGTGTGACAGCAGGGCTGAGCAATCCTGATATAATGTGATAGAAGGCCACTTAAGGAATAGGAAGTGGATGTGGATGCTGACATAAGAGTAcgaattgtggggttggggatttagctcagtggtagagtgtttgcctagcaagcacaaggccctgggattcggtccccagtccaaaaaaaaaaaaaaaaaaaaaaaaagaaaacaaacaaaaaaagagtactgGATTGTATGGTGGACAGGATGGGTACTACTGTGAGTAGTGATATATGAAGCAAGGGAGGAGGGGTCTGGTCATTTGTGATGATGCAGAAGTGGCGGGTAGGACACTGCTTTCTGAGTTAGTTGTGGTGAGTAGTACTGTAAGGTTGTTGTCTGGATGATGGGCAGTAttgtgcacacagtgtggttgGAGTGG
Protein-coding sequences here:
- the LOC116907629 gene encoding LOW QUALITY PROTEIN: uncharacterized protein CXorf40 homolog (The sequence of the model RefSeq protein was modified relative to this genomic sequence to represent the inferred CDS: inserted 1 base in 1 codon), which codes for MKFPCLSFRQPYAGLILNGIKTLETRWRPLLSSYQKCTVAIHIAHRDWEDDAWQKVLVERLGMTPTQIQTLLQAGEKYGRGVIAGLVDIGETLQCPENLAADDVVELETQAVLTNLHLKYLTXVSNPRWLLEPIPRKGGKDIFQVDIPEHPDPTGERMEQ